The following proteins come from a genomic window of Pseudomonas putida:
- a CDS encoding acetoacetate--CoA ligase, with product MNDVLWRPSTTQIEASRMDAFRRRVNLRYNLQLDDYQALHGWSIEQRADFWQTLAEFFHVHWHTPPSQVLSEGPQMPDAQWFANATLNFAEHLLRRRDDRPAVVAVREDGQREVFSHAELAAQVAGLQTAFKAAGIVPGDRVAAIMPNTWQTLVAMLACTSLGAVWSSSSPEFGVHGIIDRFGQIEPKLLIVCAGYQYAGKAIDQVTKVNQVCAQLPGLEQLIVVPHTRKGTRADEFQAANVSLWDDFFQPGGEPRFTPLPFDHPLYILYSSGTTGVPKCIVHRAGGVLLQHLKEHGLHNDLKADDVLFYYTTCGWMMWNWLASGLAVGATLVLYDGSPFHPGPGRLLDLIEAEGIHAFGTSAKYLAALEQAGLEPATSHCLTSLRLLLSTGSPLSPHSYDYVYDKIKADLWLVSMSGGTDIVSCFVLGNPTLPVRRGEIQCKGLGMAVEVWNEQGQPVVDEKGELVCTRNFPSMPLGFWNDPDGRRYQDAYFSQFPGVWAQGDYAEQRASGGMVIHGRSDAVLNPGGVRIGTAEIYRQVEKVEQVVESVAIGQDWNGDVRVVLFVRLHDGLQLDEALRQQIRQVIRQYTTPRHVPAVIAQVSDIPRTISGKLVELAIRDVVHGRPVKNTDALANPEALEQFRDRAELKS from the coding sequence ATGAACGATGTGCTCTGGCGCCCGTCCACAACGCAGATCGAGGCCAGCCGGATGGATGCCTTCCGCCGCCGGGTCAACCTGCGCTACAACCTGCAACTCGACGACTACCAGGCCCTGCACGGCTGGAGCATCGAACAGCGCGCCGACTTCTGGCAAACCCTTGCCGAGTTTTTCCACGTACATTGGCATACCCCGCCCAGCCAGGTGCTTAGCGAAGGGCCGCAGATGCCCGATGCACAGTGGTTCGCCAATGCCACCCTGAACTTTGCCGAACACCTGCTGCGCCGCCGCGACGACCGCCCGGCCGTGGTCGCCGTGCGCGAAGACGGCCAACGCGAAGTGTTCAGCCATGCTGAACTGGCCGCGCAGGTGGCCGGGCTGCAAACGGCATTCAAGGCTGCAGGTATCGTCCCGGGCGACCGGGTAGCGGCCATCATGCCCAATACCTGGCAAACACTGGTGGCCATGCTCGCCTGCACCAGCCTTGGCGCAGTCTGGTCTTCCTCCTCGCCCGAATTCGGCGTGCATGGCATCATCGACCGCTTCGGCCAGATCGAACCCAAGCTGCTGATCGTCTGCGCCGGTTACCAGTATGCGGGCAAGGCCATCGACCAGGTGACCAAGGTCAACCAGGTGTGCGCGCAGTTGCCTGGCCTGGAGCAACTGATCGTGGTGCCCCATACCCGCAAAGGCACGCGTGCCGACGAATTCCAGGCAGCCAACGTCAGCCTGTGGGATGACTTCTTCCAGCCCGGCGGCGAGCCCCGTTTCACCCCGCTGCCGTTCGACCACCCGCTGTACATCCTCTATTCCAGTGGCACCACCGGCGTGCCCAAGTGCATTGTCCATCGCGCCGGAGGCGTGCTGTTGCAACACCTCAAGGAACACGGCCTGCACAACGACCTGAAGGCCGATGACGTGCTGTTCTACTACACCACCTGCGGCTGGATGATGTGGAACTGGCTGGCCAGCGGCCTGGCGGTGGGTGCCACGCTGGTGCTGTACGACGGCTCGCCGTTCCACCCGGGCCCCGGGCGCCTTCTGGACCTGATAGAGGCCGAGGGCATCCACGCCTTCGGCACCAGCGCCAAGTACCTGGCGGCACTCGAGCAGGCAGGCCTGGAACCCGCCACCAGCCACTGCCTGACCAGCCTGCGGCTGCTGCTGTCCACCGGTTCGCCGCTGTCACCGCACAGCTATGACTATGTATACGACAAGATCAAGGCCGACCTGTGGCTTGTGTCCATGTCGGGCGGTACGGATATCGTCTCCTGCTTCGTGCTGGGCAACCCGACCCTGCCTGTGCGTCGTGGCGAAATCCAGTGCAAGGGCCTGGGTATGGCGGTGGAGGTGTGGAACGAGCAGGGTCAGCCCGTGGTGGACGAAAAAGGCGAGCTGGTGTGCACGCGCAACTTCCCCTCGATGCCACTCGGCTTCTGGAACGACCCGGACGGCCGCCGTTACCAGGATGCCTATTTCAGCCAGTTTCCGGGGGTGTGGGCCCAGGGCGACTACGCCGAGCAGCGAGCCAGCGGGGGCATGGTGATTCACGGGCGCTCCGACGCCGTGCTCAACCCGGGCGGCGTGCGCATTGGCACCGCGGAGATCTACCGCCAGGTGGAAAAGGTCGAACAGGTCGTTGAAAGCGTGGCCATCGGCCAGGACTGGAACGGGGATGTGCGGGTGGTGCTGTTCGTGCGCCTGCACGACGGCCTGCAGCTGGATGAAGCCCTGCGCCAGCAAATCCGCCAGGTAATACGCCAGTACACAACACCCCGCCATGTGCCGGCGGTGATCGCCCAGGTCAGCGACATACCGCGCACCATCAGTGGCAAGCTGGTGGAACTGGCGATTCGCGATGTGGTGCATGGGCGGCCGGTGAAGAACACCGATGCCCTGGCCAACCCGGAGGCACTGGAGCAGTTTCGCGATCGCGCAGAGCTGAAGAGCTGA
- a CDS encoding peptidylprolyl isomerase (rotamase C; accelerates isomerization of the peptidyl prolyl bond) has protein sequence MKAQARHILVKTADEAEKLKQRIANGEAFDVLAKKFSLCPSGKRGGDLGEIRPGQMVGAIDQVIFKKPLRVVHGPIKSKFGYHLVQTFYRD, from the coding sequence ATGAAAGCCCAAGCCCGCCACATACTGGTCAAGACCGCTGACGAAGCCGAAAAGCTCAAGCAGCGCATCGCCAACGGCGAGGCTTTCGACGTGCTCGCCAAAAAGTTCTCTCTTTGCCCATCCGGCAAGCGGGGTGGTGACCTGGGCGAAATCCGCCCAGGGCAGATGGTCGGTGCCATCGACCAGGTGATTTTCAAGAAGCCTTTGCGGGTGGTACACGGGCCGATCAAGAGCAAATTCGGCTACCACCTGGTGCAAACGTTCTACCGCGACTAA
- a CDS encoding 3-hydroxybutyrate dehydrogenase, with amino-acid sequence MTLEGKTALVTGSTSGIGLGIAQVLARAGANIVLNGFGDPGPAMAEIARHGVKVVHHPADLSDVIQIEALFNLAEREFGGVDILVNNAGIQHVAPVEQFPPESWDKIIALNLSAVFHGTRLALPGMRTRDWGRIINIASVHGLVGSIGKAAYVAAKHGVVGLTKVVGLETATSHVTCNAICPGWVLTPLVQKQIDDRAAKGGDRLQAQHDLLAEKQPSLAFVTPEHLGELVLFLCSDAGSQVRGAAWNVDGGWLAQ; translated from the coding sequence ATGACCCTTGAAGGCAAAACTGCACTCGTCACCGGTTCAACCAGCGGCATTGGCCTGGGCATCGCCCAGGTATTGGCCCGGGCTGGCGCCAACATCGTGCTCAACGGCTTTGGCGACCCGGGCCCCGCCATGGCGGAAATTGCCCGGCACGGGGTGAAGGTCGTCCATCACCCGGCCGACCTGTCGGATGTGATCCAGATCGAAGCCTTGTTCAACCTGGCCGAACGTGAGTTCGGCGGCGTCGACATCCTGGTCAACAACGCCGGTATCCAGCATGTGGCACCGGTTGAGCAGTTCCCGCCGGAAAGCTGGGACAAGATCATCGCCCTGAACCTGTCGGCCGTATTCCATGGCACCCGCCTGGCACTGCCGGGCATGCGCACGCGCGACTGGGGGCGCATCATCAATATCGCTTCGGTCCATGGCCTGGTCGGTTCGATTGGCAAGGCAGCCTACGTGGCAGCCAAGCATGGTGTGGTCGGCCTGACCAAGGTGGTCGGCCTGGAAACCGCCACCAGTCATGTCACCTGCAATGCCATCTGCCCGGGCTGGGTGCTGACACCGCTGGTACAAAAGCAGATCGACGATCGTGCGGCCAAGGGTGGCGATCGGTTGCAAGCGCAGCACGATCTGCTGGCAGAAAAGCAACCGTCGCTGGCCTTCGTTACCCCCGAACACCTCGGTGAGCTGGTACTCTTCCTGTGCAGCGACGCCGGTAGCCAGGTTCGCGGCGCCGCCTGGAACGTCGATGGTGGCTGGTTGGCCCAGTGA
- the eco gene encoding serine protease inhibitor ecotin, producing MRPTPMTALLALSLAAAAPAMAASLKDIAPYPEAEKGFTRQVIHLPAQADESAYKLEILAGKTLQVDCNRQRLGGSLEERTLEGWGYSYYRLDNVSGPASTLMACPDGKKTEAFVPVVGDGFLLRYNSKLPVVVYVPKDVEVRYRVWSASQDVQKAKVE from the coding sequence ATGCGCCCTACCCCAATGACCGCGCTTCTAGCCCTGAGCCTGGCCGCCGCCGCACCTGCGATGGCCGCCAGCCTGAAGGACATCGCGCCCTACCCCGAGGCGGAAAAAGGCTTCACCCGGCAGGTTATCCACCTGCCGGCCCAGGCCGATGAGTCGGCCTATAAACTGGAAATCCTCGCTGGCAAGACCCTGCAGGTCGACTGCAATCGCCAGCGCCTGGGCGGCAGCCTCGAAGAGCGCACCCTGGAAGGCTGGGGCTACAGTTACTACCGCCTGGACAACGTCAGCGGCCCGGCCAGCACACTGATGGCCTGCCCGGACGGCAAGAAGACCGAGGCCTTCGTGCCGGTGGTCGGCGACGGCTTCCTGCTGCGCTACAACAGCAAGCTGCCGGTAGTGGTGTATGTGCCCAAGGATGTCGAAGTGCGCTACCGCGTGTGGTCGGCATCGCAGGATGTGCAAAAGGCTAAAGTAGAGTAA